The Actinomyces faecalis genome includes the window CCGCCGGGTTCTTCCTCGTGCTGGCCGGCGGCATCGTGGCCTTCGGCCTGTGGCTGATCATCCCCTACTTCCACTGAGCCCTGGCGGTCACCTCTCCCGGTAGCCTGGGCCCATGACCGAGGACCTGCGCGCCGCGGCCGCCGAGGCCGTCAAGGCCTCCCGCGCCGCCGACGACCCCGACTACCCGCTCATCCACGTGGCCCCCCCGGTCGGGCGGCTCAACGACCCCAACGGGCTGCTGATCGACGACGGCGTCGCCCACGTCTTCTTCCAGTACACCCCGATGCACGGCAGCAGGAGGCTGGTCTACTGGGGGCACGCTACCTCCCGGGACATGCTCCACTGGGTGCAGCACGAGCCAGCGATCGTCCCGGACTCCTTCTACGACGCCAACGGCGCCTACTCAGGCAACGCCCTGGTCCTGGAGGACGACGAGCGGGCCACGGCGCCGCACGAGGCCCGCTACCAGCTCTTCTACACCGGCAACCTCAAGGACGAGGCCACTGGCGAGCGCACCGCGAGCCAGTGCCTGGTGACCTCCCAGGACCTGCTCTCCTTCACCAAGCTGTCCTCCAACCCCTTGATCGCCACCCACGCTCCCGGCTACACAGCCCACTTCCGCGACCCGCAGGTCACTCGGGACCCTGAGGCCCCAGGCACCTACCGCATGCTCCTGGGTGTCCAGAGGACTAACGAGACCGGCGCAGCGCTGCTCTACCGGTCCACTGACATGCTCAGCTGGCACCTGGACGGGGAGATGACCTTCCCGGACGCCGACGGCTGCCTGGACACCCTGGGCTTCATGTGGGAGTGCCCTGGGCTGGTCAGGCTCACGGACGAGGTCACGGGCCAGGAGCAGGACGTGCTCATCTGGTGCCCGCAGGGGGCCCGGCCTGAGGGCCCCGGCTACGAGAACGTCTTCCCGTGCGTCTACGCCGTAGGGCGCCTGACGGGCAACGAGCTGCGGCAGTGCGACGGCACGGTCCACGAGGTCGACCGCGGCTTTGAGTTCTACGCTCCCCAGGTCTTTGCCCGTCGTCCCTCTCAGCCCGGTCCGCCGCTGCTCATGGGATGGGTCGGCAACGCGGGCCAGGACGACCAGCCCTCGACCGCTACCGGTGGATGGGTCCACACCCTGACGGTGCCACGTACCCTGTCCCTGCGTGCCGGTCGGCTCATCCAGCGCCCGCTGCTGCCCGAGCCCGCTGCCCTGCCGCTGCCTCCCGGCCAGGAGCGTGGAGAGGCGCTCCGGCTCCTCGCCGGCCACCGCACCTGGCACCTGGTGCTCTGTGCCGAGGAGTCGACCGGCACCGTCGAGGTCCGTATCGGCAGCGAGGCGGACGGGGTCGTCATCGAGCTGGACGCAGGCCAGGGCTTCCTGCGGGTCGACCGCTCAGCCACGCGCTACACCCACCACGGTGCCCGGCGCACCGTCGAGATCGACCGCCAGGTACCTCCTCGCCTGGAGGTCGTCCACGACCGCTCCGTCACGGAGGTCTTCGTCGGGGACGGCGACCTGGCCTTCAGCATGCGCAGCTTCATCGACCCGGCTGCCGACGGCGCCACGGTCACCGTGTGGGACGGCGCCCGGCTGCTGAGTGCCCAGGCCTCGGTCTTTGACTGACTCGTCGCCGTTTCCGGGGCTCTGATGCCTTGCCACAGGGACGGGGCGACGGTAATGTGACTATCGATTGACATACTCCCGGTCCACGGTTCTCGTCATCCGGCAACGGCGTCGGGCACCACCTCATCGCTGAGGGGCCAGGAAGCACAGAAAGGAGACCCGGGTGGCTATGGACCACGCTCGCGTTGCGGCCGCTGTCATCGCCTACGTCGGCGGTGCCGACAACATCAGCGCCGCAGCCCACTGCGCCACGCGGCTTCGCCTCGTCCTGGCGGACATGGACAAGGTCGACCAGAAGGCCCTGGACGCCGATCCCGACCTCAAGGGCACCTTCGTGGCCGGAGGGATGTACCAGATCATCGTCGGCCCTGGTGACGTCGACCTGGTCTTCAAGGAGATGATCGCCACCGGCAAGGTACGCGAGGTCTCCAAGGACGAGGCGAAGCAGGAGGCGGCCCAGTCAGGCAATCTCTTCACCCGCTTCATCAAGATGATCGCCGACATCTTCGTCCCGATCCTGCCCGCGCTCATCGCCGGCGGTCTCATGATGGCGATCAACAACGTCCTGACGGCCCAGGGCCTGTTCGGTGACCAGGCCCTGGTCGAGCGGTGGACCTGGCTGACCGACTACGCCGACCTGATCAACATGGTCTCCTCGGCCGCCTTCGCCTTCCTCCCGGTCCTCGTCGGCTTCTCGGCCACGAAGCGCTTTGGCGGCAACGTCTACCTGGGTGCCGCCATGGGTGCCGCCATGGTCTCGACCTCGCTGACCAACGCCTACTCCATCGCACAGGCGCAGGCTGAGGGCAGCATCGAGGTGTGGCACCTGTTCGGCCTGACGGTAGACAAGATCGGGTACCAGGCGATGGTGATCCCCGTCCTGTGCGTGGCATGGATCCTGTCCACGATCGAGAAGTGGCTCCACAAGCGCCTGTCCGGTACCGCGGACTTCCTGCTCACCCCGCTCATCACCATCCTGGTCACCGGCTTCCTCACCTTCGTCATCGTCGGTCCCGTGACCCGTGAGCTCTCCGACGCCATCACCTACGGGCTGGACTGGGTCTACAACGCCCTGGGCCCGGTGGGCGGCTTCCTGTTCGGCCTGGTCTACTCACCGATCGTGGTCACCGGCCTGCACCAGTCCTTCCCGGCCGTCGAGATCCCGCTGCTGCCCCAGAACGGGGGAGTGGGGGACTTCATCTTCCCCATCGCCTCCATGGCCAACGTGGCCCAGGGCGCCGTGGCGCTGGCGGTCTTCTTCCGCACCCGGGAGGCCAAGATGAAGGGCCTTGCCGGTGCCGGTGGCGTCTCGGCGGTCTTCGGTATCACCGAGCCGGCGATCTTCGGCGTCAACCTGCGTCTGCGCTGGCCCTTCTTCATCGGCATGGGAGCGGCTGCCGTGGGCTCGGCGGGCGTCGCTCTGTTCAACGTGCGTGGTGCGGCGCTGGGAGCCGCCGGC containing:
- a CDS encoding glycoside hydrolase family 32 protein, whose product is MTEDLRAAAAEAVKASRAADDPDYPLIHVAPPVGRLNDPNGLLIDDGVAHVFFQYTPMHGSRRLVYWGHATSRDMLHWVQHEPAIVPDSFYDANGAYSGNALVLEDDERATAPHEARYQLFYTGNLKDEATGERTASQCLVTSQDLLSFTKLSSNPLIATHAPGYTAHFRDPQVTRDPEAPGTYRMLLGVQRTNETGAALLYRSTDMLSWHLDGEMTFPDADGCLDTLGFMWECPGLVRLTDEVTGQEQDVLIWCPQGARPEGPGYENVFPCVYAVGRLTGNELRQCDGTVHEVDRGFEFYAPQVFARRPSQPGPPLLMGWVGNAGQDDQPSTATGGWVHTLTVPRTLSLRAGRLIQRPLLPEPAALPLPPGQERGEALRLLAGHRTWHLVLCAEESTGTVEVRIGSEADGVVIELDAGQGFLRVDRSATRYTHHGARRTVEIDRQVPPRLEVVHDRSVTEVFVGDGDLAFSMRSFIDPAADGATVTVWDGARLLSAQASVFD
- a CDS encoding sucrose-specific PTS transporter subunit IIBC, whose protein sequence is MDHARVAAAVIAYVGGADNISAAAHCATRLRLVLADMDKVDQKALDADPDLKGTFVAGGMYQIIVGPGDVDLVFKEMIATGKVREVSKDEAKQEAAQSGNLFTRFIKMIADIFVPILPALIAGGLMMAINNVLTAQGLFGDQALVERWTWLTDYADLINMVSSAAFAFLPVLVGFSATKRFGGNVYLGAAMGAAMVSTSLTNAYSIAQAQAEGSIEVWHLFGLTVDKIGYQAMVIPVLCVAWILSTIEKWLHKRLSGTADFLLTPLITILVTGFLTFVIVGPVTRELSDAITYGLDWVYNALGPVGGFLFGLVYSPIVVTGLHQSFPAVEIPLLPQNGGVGDFIFPIASMANVAQGAVALAVFFRTREAKMKGLAGAGGVSAVFGITEPAIFGVNLRLRWPFFIGMGAAAVGSAGVALFNVRGAALGAAGFVGFVSIKTEDIPVYLALEALTFVLAFGAAFVYASTRGKASLAGGDDAADQVPSAPADAPAQEPHLPEGADRDLTVTSPLRGTAVALSEVKDQTFASGMLGPGLAVEPAGGPVVSPVDGEVIVAFPTGHAYGLRSASGIELLIHVGMDTVELGGRHFSPQVAAGQTVRRGQTLVEVDWQALRDEGYETVTPIVLSNATAFEGLSDPLCEDGRHHEVSVTDRLFAVVAPETVAAG